One Solea solea chromosome 5, fSolSol10.1, whole genome shotgun sequence genomic window carries:
- the ext2 gene encoding exostosin-2 has product MYAPGKYSSRGPALIPRMKTKHRIYYITLFSVVLLGLIATGMFQFWPHSIESTADWTLDKRSVHDAPLVRLTASSPIPERGDLSCRMHTCFDVYRCGYNPKNKIKVYIYPLQRFVDDLGVPISNTGLSREYNDLLSAISDSDFYTDDVTRACLFIPSIDVLNQNSLRIRETAQAFAMLPRWDKGMNHLLFNMLPGGPPDYNTALDVPRDRVVLAGGGFSTWTYRQGYDVSIPVYSPLSADVELPERQPGPRRYFILSSQTAIHREYRAELERLKEENGEALLLLDKCSNLSQGAASARKRCYKGQVYDYPQILQESSFCVVLRGARLGQAALSDVLQAGCVPVILADSYILPFSEVLDWKRASVVIPEEKLSEMYTILKSIPHRQVEEMQRQAHWFWEAYFSSMKAIGLTTLQIINDRIYPYAARTYEQWNNPPVVKWSSVNSPLFLPLIPPRAPGFTAVVLTYDRVESLFRVITEISKVPSLAKLLVVWNNQNKSPPEESLWPKVGVPLKVVRTKENKLSNRFFPYDEIETEAVLAIDDDIIMLTSDELQFGYEVWREFPDRLVGYPGRLHLWDHEMGKWKYESEWTNEVSMVLTGAAFYHKYFNYLYTYKMPGDIKNWVDAHMNCEDIAMNFLVANITGKAPIKVTPRKKFKCPECTAIDGLSLDQTHMVERSECINKFASVFATMPLKVVEHRADPVLYKDDFPEKLKSFPNIGSL; this is encoded by the exons ATGTATGCCCCCGGGAAATACAGCTCACGGGGCCCTGCTCTCATCCCTCGGATGAAAACCAAGCACCGCATATACtacatcactctcttctctgtgGTGTTGCTTGGATTAATTGCCACTGGGATGTTTCAGTTCTGGCCCCATTCCATTGAATCCACAGCTGACTGGACTCTGGATAAACGCAGTGTCCATGATGCACCTCTGGTTCGCCTTACTGCTTCCAGCCCGATTCCTGAGAGAGGTGACCTCAGCTGTCGCATGCACACTTGTTTTGATGTGTACAGATGTGGCTACAATCCCAAGAATAAAATCAAG GTCTACATTTACCCTCTGCAGCGGTTTGTAGATGATCTGGGGGTTCCCATCAGCAACACTGGACTGTCTCGAGAATACAATGACCTGCTCAGTGCCATCTCAGACAGTGATTTTTACACTGATGACGTCACCAGGGCTTGTCTTTTTATCCCATCTATTGATGTGCTGAATCAGAACTCTCTGCGCATCAGAGAGACTGCTCAGGCTTTTGCTATGTTACCAAG ATGGGACAAAGGAATGAATCACCTGCTCTTCAACATGTTACCTGGAGGACCCCCAGACTACAATACTGCCCTTGATGTACCCAGAGACAG AGTGGTGCTGGCTGGAGGTGGCTTTTCTACATGGACTTACAGACAAGGTTATGATGTCAGCATCCCAGTTTACAGCCCGCTGTCGGCAGATGTTGAGCTGCCTGAGAGACAGCCTGG GCCACGGCGCTACTTTATTCTGTCTTCTCAAACTGCCATCCACCGAGAATACCGTGCTGAGCTGGAGCGTTTGAAGGAAGAAAATGGAGAAGCATTGCTCCTCCTGGACAAATGCAGCAACCTCTCCCAGGGTGCTGCCTCTGCAAGGAAACGCTGCTACAAGGGGCAGGTGTACGACTACCCACAGATCCTGCAG GAGTCTTCGTTCTGTGTCGTTCTGCGAGGAGCGCGTTTGGGTCAGGCTGCCCTCAGTGATGTACTGCAGGCTGGCTGTGTCCCTGTCATTCTTGCCGACTCCTACATCCTGCCATTCTCTGAAGTGCTTGACTGGAAGAG GGCATCAGTGGTTATTCCAGAGGAAAAGCTATCAGAAATGTACACCATCCTCAAGAGTATTCCTCACAGACAAGTGGAAGAGATGCAGAGACAG GCACACTGGTTCTGGGAGGCCTACTTCAGCTCTATGAAGGCTATCGGCTTGACTACACTCCAGATCATCAATGACCGCATCTACCCGTATGCTGCACGCACCTATGAGCAGTGGAACAATCCACCTGTGGTG AAGTGGTCCAGTGTGAACAGCCCTCTCTTCTTGCCCCTCATCCCACCAAGGGCACCTGGATTCACAGCAGTGGTGCTGACCTACGACCGCGTTGAAAGTCTTTTCCGGGTCATCACAGAAATCTCCAAAGTACCCAGCCTGGCTAAGCTACTGGTGGTTTGGAATAACCAGAACAAAAGTCCTCCTGAGG AGTCTCTTTGGCCAAAGGTCGGCGTTCCCCTCAAAGTCGTGCGGACCAAAGAGAACAAGCTGAGTAACCGCTTCTTCCCCTACGACGAAATCGAGACGGAAGCCGTGCTGGCGATCgacgatgacatcatcatgctGACGTCTGACGAGCTGCAGTTCGGCTACGAG GTATGGAGGGAGTTCCCAGACAGGCTGGTGGGTTACCCGGGGCGGCTGCACCTCTGGGACCATGAGATGGGGAAGTGGAAGTACGAGTCGGAGTGGACCAACGAGGTCTCCATGGTCCTAACCGGAGCCGCCTTCTATCACAAG TACTTCAACTATTTGTACACGTACAAGATGCCGGGAGACATCAAGAACTGGGTGGACGCTCACATGAACTGCGAAGACATCGCCATGAATTTCCTGGTGGCTAACATCACAGGCAAAGCCCCCATAAAG GTGACCCCGAGGAAAAAGTTCAAGTGCCCTGAGTGTACTGCCATCGATGGACTGTCCCTGGATCAGACACACATGGTGGAGAG GTCCGAGTGCATCAACAAGTTTGCGTCGGTGTTCGCCACGATGCCCCTGAAGGTGGTGGAACACCGCGCCGATCCGGTTCTCTACAAAGACGACTTCCCCGAGAAACTCAAGAG
- the dagla gene encoding diacylglycerol lipase-alpha isoform X1, translating to MPGMVMFRRRWSVGSDDLVLPALFLFILHCIWLVVLSVVLFGLPYGSDQSCSITLVDHGRGYLGILVSCLICESAIMWLSMRGSILYTQPREAVQYVIYIRLAILLVELVYAVVGIAWLVQYYQPCSDVTAKNLALGIVACNWLVILSVCITLMCTFDPTGRTFVKLKATRRRQRNLTTYTLRHRLEEGQASSWSRRLKFFMCCTRAQDTQSDAYSEVASLFAEFFRDLDIVPSDIIAGLVLLRQRQRSKRSAILDQANNDILAFLSGMPVTRNTRYLDLKNSAEMNMYKDVCYYMLFALAAYGWPMYLMRKPACGLCRLASSCPCTSMSSSRLSQSVTVEEDNCCGCNVLAIRRHFLDRDLKQVHIVYTSCHDAVYETPFFVAVDHGKKKVVISIRGTLSPKDALTDLTGDSERLPVEEQQGTWLGHKGMVYSAEYIKKKLEQEMILSQAFGRDLSKGTMHYGLVIVGHSLGAGTAAILSFLLRPQYPTLHCYSYSPPGGLLSEDAMEYSKEFVTSVVLGKDLVPRLGLSQLEGFRRHLLEVLQRSKKPKWRIIAGGTKCIPKSELPVEVEDPQAQPAAPANSCLWLHPSDLSIALSASTPLYPPGRVIHVVHNHPPETCCGQEDPTYSALWGDNKAFNEVIISPAMLNEHMPHMVMEGLNKVLENYNKGKTALLSAAKIMVSPTEVDLNPESLFMDAAANSQQPTPTTHHRRNSSVRQKTMLRSCAQSEISLDGFSECPPPPVPVVLRGARERLTVELRDRKAPLAVMESLSDAESLYSLDSRRSSAALRGSPLLGTLSFPLDAPIPEENPSLSSRTELLAADSLCQATPEHLGEVGPFFTPLESASTPDYPMRLSPATPRYSGHHSPALLNQSVLAQPFNPEVNANANVDHQQIPGVYSPGTTPIAPLSPRIDSREREQDDWELETEMKQLSAETKPASSTPPPQLSNGNPSQAVLEFAQYLDSLFRLDGSSSPPMELSDGESESGRGSFGQGECLRDGQALEDKQLLARATLEPNLVPKPPRTFAGSADPSSGISLSPSFPLSSSEELNDFSPGEAAPAAMHSLRTPPPYHCPEENTLSSMV from the exons ATGCCTGGCATGGTGATGTTTCGGCGGCGCTGGTCAGTTGGCAGTGATGACCTGGTGCTGCCCgcccttttcctttttatattaCACTGCATCTG GTTGGTGGTTCTCTCCGTGGTTCTCTTCGGTCTCCCTTATGGCTCAGACCAGTCTTGTTCCATTACACTGGTGGACCATGGCAGAGGCTACCTGGGCATCCTGGTCAGCTGCCTGATCTGTGAGAGCGCCATCATGTGGTTGAGCATGAGAGGCAGCATTTTGTACACACAGCCCAGGGAGGCTGTACAGTACGTCATCTACATACGACTAG CTATTCTGTTAGTCGAGTTGGTATACGCTGTGGTAGGAATTGCCTGGCTTGTCCAATATTACCAGCCGTGCTCTGATGTCACAGCCAAAAACCTGGCTTTGG GAATCGTTGCATGCAACTGGCTCGTGATACTCAGCGTTTGCATCACCCTCATGTGCACATTTGATCCCACGGGTCGGACGTTTGTGAAACTGAAAGCCACCCGTCGGCGTCAGCGAAACCTCACAACGTACACACTCAG ACACAGGCTAGAGGAGGGCCAAGCCAGCAGTTGGAGCAGGAGACTCAAGTTCTTCATGTGTTGCACAAGAGCCCAGGATACACAATCA GATGCGTATTCAGAAGTGGCCAGCCTTTTTGCAGAGTTCTTCAGAGACTTGGACATTGTGCCTAGTGACATTATTGCTGGCCTGGTTCTTCTCCGCCAGAGGCAGCGGTCGAAGAGATCTGCTATCCTGGACCAG GCCAACAATGACATTTTAGCCTTCTTATCTGGAATGCCTGTAACACGTAATACAAGATACCTGGACCTTAAAAATTCG GCTGAGATGAACATGTACAAGGACGTGTGCTACTACATGCTTTTTGCCCTGGCTGCATATGGCTGGCCCATGTACCTGATGAGGAAACCTGCCTGTGGGCTGTGCCGCCTCGCCAGCTCCTGCCC ATGTACATCAATGTCCAGCTCTCGGTTGTCTCAGTCCGTGACAGTGGAGGAGGACAACTGTTGTGGCTGTAATGTCCTGGCCATACGCAGGCACTTCCTGGATCGGGACCTCAAGCAGGTTCACATTGTCTACACATCCTGCCATGATGCA GTCTACGAGACTCCGTTTTTTGTGGCAGTGGATCACGGGAAAAAGAAGGTTGTCATCAGCATCAGAGGCACCCTATCACCAAAG GACGCCTTGACTGATCTCACTGGGGATTCTGAACGTTTGCCTGTAGAGGAACAGCAAGGCACCTGGCTTGGCCACAAG GGGATGGTTTACTCGGCAGAATACATCAAGAAGAAGCTGGAGCAGGAAATGATCTTGTCACAAGCCTTCGGCAGAGACCTG AGCAAAGGCACGATGCATTATGGGCTGGTGATAGTCGGGCACTCTCTCGGTGCAGGCACTGCTGCTATCCTCTCCTTCCTGCTGAGACCCCAGTACCCCACGCTTCACTGCTACTCTTACTCCCCACCTGGTGGCCTTCTAAG tGAGGATGCCATGGAATACTCCAAAGAATTTGTAACATCTGTGGTATTAGGAAAAGACCTGGTGCCAAG GCTCGGCCTCTCGCAACTGGAGGGTTTCCGACGCCATCTTCTGGAAGTCTTGCAGAGGAGTAAGAAGCCAAAG TGGAGGATCATCGCGGGAGGCACCAAATGCATCCCAAAATCGGAGCTTCCGGTCGAGGTCGAAGATCCTCAGGCTCAGCCCGCGGCACCTGCCAACAGTTGTCTGTGGCTCCACCCCAGTGACCTCAGCATCGCCCTTTCAGCCTCCACCCCCCTCTACCCTCCTGGCAGAGTCATCCATGTGGTGCACAACCATCCTCCGGAGACATG CTGTGGCCAAGAGGATCCAACCTACTCGGCTCTGTGGGGGGACAACAAGGCCTTCAATGAGGTCATCATATCACCCGCCATGCTTAACGAGCACATGCCCCACATGGTGATGGAGGGACTGAACAAG GTGCTGGAGAACTACAACAAAGGGAAAACGGCTCTGCTGTCGGCGGCTAAGATCATGGTGAGCCCCACAGAAGTCGACCTGAACCCAGAGAGCCTTTTCATGGACGCGGCGGCAAACTCTCAGCAGCCGACGCCTACAACCCACCACCGCAGGAACAGTAGTGTTCG acaaaaaacaatgttACG CTCGTGTGCCCAGTCTGAAATATCCCTGGACGGGTTCTCGGAGTGCCCGCCTCCTCCGGTGCCCGTGGTCCTGCGCGGAGCCCGGGAGAGGCTCACGGTGGAGCTGCGGGACCGCAAAGCACCGCTGGCTGTCATGGAGAGCCTCTCGGACGCCGAATCCCTCTACAGCCTCGATTCCCGACGCTCCTCTGCTGCACTAAGGGGCTCGCCTCTGCTGGGTACCCTCTCATTCCCTTTGGATGCCCCGATCCCGGAGGAGAACCCGTCTCTGAGCTCGCGCACTGAACTACTAGCTGCCGACTCCCTCTGCCAGGCAACGCCGGAGCATCTGGGAGAGGTGGGGCCGTTCTTTACGCCACTGGAGTCCGCGTCCACGCCGGACTACCCCATGCGGCTGTCTCCCGCCACGCCTCGCTACAGCGGACACCATTCCCCCGCTCTGCTGAACCAGAGCGTTTTGGCTCAGCCTTTCAATCCAGAGGTGAACGCCAACGCCAACGTAGACCACCAACAGATTCCTGGTGTCTACAGCCCGGGAACCACTCCCATCGCCCCCCTCAGCCCTCGCATCGATTCTAGAGAAAGAGAGCAGGACGATTGGGAGTTGGAGACGGAAATGAAACAATTAAGTGCAGAGACCAAACCGGCATCTTCCACTCCTCCACCCCAACTGTCCAACGGAAACCCCAGCCAGGCAGTGCTGGAGTTTGCCCAGTACTTAGACTCTCTATTCAGACTGGACGGCAGCAGCTCGCCACCTATGGAGCTGTCCGACGGGGAGTCCGAGTCGGGCCGGGGCTCCTTTGGACAGGGTGAGTGTCTCCGGGACGGACAGGCGCTGGAAGACAAACAGCTTCTGGCGCGAGCAACACTGGAACCCAACCTCGTCCCCAAACCTCCACGCACTTTCGCCGGATCCGCCGACCCCTCTTCGGGCATCTCCCTGTCGCCCTCCTTCCCGCTGTCGTCGTCGGAGGAGCTCAACGACTTTTCCCCCGGCGAGGCCGCGCCGGCGGCCATGCACTCCCTACGGACACCTCCCCCTTATCACTGCCCTGAAGAGAACACGCTATCGTCTATGGTGTAG
- the dagla gene encoding diacylglycerol lipase-alpha isoform X2, whose protein sequence is MPGMVMFRRRWSVGSDDLVLPALFLFILHCIWLVVLSVVLFGLPYGSDQSCSITLVDHGRGYLGILVSCLICESAIMWLSMRGSILYTQPREAVQYVIYIRLAILLVELVYAVVGIAWLVQYYQPCSDVTAKNLALGIVACNWLVILSVCITLMCTFDPTGRTFVKLKATRRRQRNLTTYTLRHRLEEGQASSWSRRLKFFMCCTRAQDTQSDAYSEVASLFAEFFRDLDIVPSDIIAGLVLLRQRQRSKRSAILDQANNDILAFLSGMPVTRNTRYLDLKNSAEMNMYKDVCYYMLFALAAYGWPMYLMRKPACGLCRLASSCPCTSMSSSRLSQSVTVEEDNCCGCNVLAIRRHFLDRDLKQVHIVYTSCHDAVYETPFFVAVDHGKKKVVISIRGTLSPKDALTDLTGDSERLPVEEQQGTWLGHKGMVYSAEYIKKKLEQEMILSQAFGRDLSKGTMHYGLVIVGHSLGAGTAAILSFLLRPQYPTLHCYSYSPPGGLLSEDAMEYSKEFVTSVVLGKDLVPRLGLSQLEGFRRHLLEVLQRSKKPKWRIIAGGTKCIPKSELPVEVEDPQAQPAAPANSCLWLHPSDLSIALSASTPLYPPGRVIHVVHNHPPETCCGQEDPTYSALWGDNKAFNEVIISPAMLNEHMPHMVMEGLNKVLENYNKGKTALLSAAKIMVSPTEVDLNPESLFMDAAANSQQPTPTTHHRRNSSVRSCAQSEISLDGFSECPPPPVPVVLRGARERLTVELRDRKAPLAVMESLSDAESLYSLDSRRSSAALRGSPLLGTLSFPLDAPIPEENPSLSSRTELLAADSLCQATPEHLGEVGPFFTPLESASTPDYPMRLSPATPRYSGHHSPALLNQSVLAQPFNPEVNANANVDHQQIPGVYSPGTTPIAPLSPRIDSREREQDDWELETEMKQLSAETKPASSTPPPQLSNGNPSQAVLEFAQYLDSLFRLDGSSSPPMELSDGESESGRGSFGQGECLRDGQALEDKQLLARATLEPNLVPKPPRTFAGSADPSSGISLSPSFPLSSSEELNDFSPGEAAPAAMHSLRTPPPYHCPEENTLSSMV, encoded by the exons ATGCCTGGCATGGTGATGTTTCGGCGGCGCTGGTCAGTTGGCAGTGATGACCTGGTGCTGCCCgcccttttcctttttatattaCACTGCATCTG GTTGGTGGTTCTCTCCGTGGTTCTCTTCGGTCTCCCTTATGGCTCAGACCAGTCTTGTTCCATTACACTGGTGGACCATGGCAGAGGCTACCTGGGCATCCTGGTCAGCTGCCTGATCTGTGAGAGCGCCATCATGTGGTTGAGCATGAGAGGCAGCATTTTGTACACACAGCCCAGGGAGGCTGTACAGTACGTCATCTACATACGACTAG CTATTCTGTTAGTCGAGTTGGTATACGCTGTGGTAGGAATTGCCTGGCTTGTCCAATATTACCAGCCGTGCTCTGATGTCACAGCCAAAAACCTGGCTTTGG GAATCGTTGCATGCAACTGGCTCGTGATACTCAGCGTTTGCATCACCCTCATGTGCACATTTGATCCCACGGGTCGGACGTTTGTGAAACTGAAAGCCACCCGTCGGCGTCAGCGAAACCTCACAACGTACACACTCAG ACACAGGCTAGAGGAGGGCCAAGCCAGCAGTTGGAGCAGGAGACTCAAGTTCTTCATGTGTTGCACAAGAGCCCAGGATACACAATCA GATGCGTATTCAGAAGTGGCCAGCCTTTTTGCAGAGTTCTTCAGAGACTTGGACATTGTGCCTAGTGACATTATTGCTGGCCTGGTTCTTCTCCGCCAGAGGCAGCGGTCGAAGAGATCTGCTATCCTGGACCAG GCCAACAATGACATTTTAGCCTTCTTATCTGGAATGCCTGTAACACGTAATACAAGATACCTGGACCTTAAAAATTCG GCTGAGATGAACATGTACAAGGACGTGTGCTACTACATGCTTTTTGCCCTGGCTGCATATGGCTGGCCCATGTACCTGATGAGGAAACCTGCCTGTGGGCTGTGCCGCCTCGCCAGCTCCTGCCC ATGTACATCAATGTCCAGCTCTCGGTTGTCTCAGTCCGTGACAGTGGAGGAGGACAACTGTTGTGGCTGTAATGTCCTGGCCATACGCAGGCACTTCCTGGATCGGGACCTCAAGCAGGTTCACATTGTCTACACATCCTGCCATGATGCA GTCTACGAGACTCCGTTTTTTGTGGCAGTGGATCACGGGAAAAAGAAGGTTGTCATCAGCATCAGAGGCACCCTATCACCAAAG GACGCCTTGACTGATCTCACTGGGGATTCTGAACGTTTGCCTGTAGAGGAACAGCAAGGCACCTGGCTTGGCCACAAG GGGATGGTTTACTCGGCAGAATACATCAAGAAGAAGCTGGAGCAGGAAATGATCTTGTCACAAGCCTTCGGCAGAGACCTG AGCAAAGGCACGATGCATTATGGGCTGGTGATAGTCGGGCACTCTCTCGGTGCAGGCACTGCTGCTATCCTCTCCTTCCTGCTGAGACCCCAGTACCCCACGCTTCACTGCTACTCTTACTCCCCACCTGGTGGCCTTCTAAG tGAGGATGCCATGGAATACTCCAAAGAATTTGTAACATCTGTGGTATTAGGAAAAGACCTGGTGCCAAG GCTCGGCCTCTCGCAACTGGAGGGTTTCCGACGCCATCTTCTGGAAGTCTTGCAGAGGAGTAAGAAGCCAAAG TGGAGGATCATCGCGGGAGGCACCAAATGCATCCCAAAATCGGAGCTTCCGGTCGAGGTCGAAGATCCTCAGGCTCAGCCCGCGGCACCTGCCAACAGTTGTCTGTGGCTCCACCCCAGTGACCTCAGCATCGCCCTTTCAGCCTCCACCCCCCTCTACCCTCCTGGCAGAGTCATCCATGTGGTGCACAACCATCCTCCGGAGACATG CTGTGGCCAAGAGGATCCAACCTACTCGGCTCTGTGGGGGGACAACAAGGCCTTCAATGAGGTCATCATATCACCCGCCATGCTTAACGAGCACATGCCCCACATGGTGATGGAGGGACTGAACAAG GTGCTGGAGAACTACAACAAAGGGAAAACGGCTCTGCTGTCGGCGGCTAAGATCATGGTGAGCCCCACAGAAGTCGACCTGAACCCAGAGAGCCTTTTCATGGACGCGGCGGCAAACTCTCAGCAGCCGACGCCTACAACCCACCACCGCAGGAACAGTAGTGTTCG CTCGTGTGCCCAGTCTGAAATATCCCTGGACGGGTTCTCGGAGTGCCCGCCTCCTCCGGTGCCCGTGGTCCTGCGCGGAGCCCGGGAGAGGCTCACGGTGGAGCTGCGGGACCGCAAAGCACCGCTGGCTGTCATGGAGAGCCTCTCGGACGCCGAATCCCTCTACAGCCTCGATTCCCGACGCTCCTCTGCTGCACTAAGGGGCTCGCCTCTGCTGGGTACCCTCTCATTCCCTTTGGATGCCCCGATCCCGGAGGAGAACCCGTCTCTGAGCTCGCGCACTGAACTACTAGCTGCCGACTCCCTCTGCCAGGCAACGCCGGAGCATCTGGGAGAGGTGGGGCCGTTCTTTACGCCACTGGAGTCCGCGTCCACGCCGGACTACCCCATGCGGCTGTCTCCCGCCACGCCTCGCTACAGCGGACACCATTCCCCCGCTCTGCTGAACCAGAGCGTTTTGGCTCAGCCTTTCAATCCAGAGGTGAACGCCAACGCCAACGTAGACCACCAACAGATTCCTGGTGTCTACAGCCCGGGAACCACTCCCATCGCCCCCCTCAGCCCTCGCATCGATTCTAGAGAAAGAGAGCAGGACGATTGGGAGTTGGAGACGGAAATGAAACAATTAAGTGCAGAGACCAAACCGGCATCTTCCACTCCTCCACCCCAACTGTCCAACGGAAACCCCAGCCAGGCAGTGCTGGAGTTTGCCCAGTACTTAGACTCTCTATTCAGACTGGACGGCAGCAGCTCGCCACCTATGGAGCTGTCCGACGGGGAGTCCGAGTCGGGCCGGGGCTCCTTTGGACAGGGTGAGTGTCTCCGGGACGGACAGGCGCTGGAAGACAAACAGCTTCTGGCGCGAGCAACACTGGAACCCAACCTCGTCCCCAAACCTCCACGCACTTTCGCCGGATCCGCCGACCCCTCTTCGGGCATCTCCCTGTCGCCCTCCTTCCCGCTGTCGTCGTCGGAGGAGCTCAACGACTTTTCCCCCGGCGAGGCCGCGCCGGCGGCCATGCACTCCCTACGGACACCTCCCCCTTATCACTGCCCTGAAGAGAACACGCTATCGTCTATGGTGTAG